The following are from one region of the Planctomonas sp. JC2975 genome:
- a CDS encoding zinc-dependent alcohol dehydrogenase family protein, which produces MYGAILYGPGDVRYEYREDPGIIEPTDAVIRVTASCVCGSDLWTYRGINKVRRPIPMGHEYVGIVEEIGGDVKNVKVGDFVVGSFMASDNTCEICKAGYQSRCVHVHSMGREGAQAGLLRVPLADGTLVATPGIPDADIVPSLLAASDVLGTGWFAAVAAEVQPGKTVAVVGDGAVGLLGVLAAKQLGAERIIAMSRHESRQRLALEFGATDIVTERGDDGVARIKELTNGLGAHSVIEAVGTQESMMQAIRATRHGGHVGFVGVSHDVAVPGEELFYATVHLMGGPAPVRRFLPDLIDRIWRREIDPGKVFDLTVPLSQVAEAYAAMDERRAIKALLTPEG; this is translated from the coding sequence ATGTACGGAGCGATCCTGTACGGCCCCGGCGACGTGCGGTACGAGTACCGCGAAGACCCCGGCATCATCGAGCCGACGGATGCGGTCATCAGGGTGACGGCATCCTGCGTCTGCGGATCGGATCTGTGGACGTATCGCGGCATCAACAAGGTGCGACGACCGATTCCGATGGGCCACGAATACGTCGGGATCGTCGAGGAGATCGGCGGCGACGTGAAGAACGTGAAGGTCGGCGATTTCGTCGTCGGCTCCTTCATGGCCTCGGACAACACGTGCGAGATCTGCAAGGCCGGGTACCAGTCCCGCTGCGTGCACGTGCACTCGATGGGCAGGGAGGGCGCGCAGGCCGGCCTCCTGCGGGTGCCGCTGGCAGACGGCACTCTTGTCGCGACCCCCGGAATCCCGGATGCTGACATCGTCCCTTCCCTGCTCGCCGCCTCGGACGTGCTCGGCACCGGATGGTTCGCCGCCGTCGCCGCCGAGGTGCAGCCCGGCAAGACCGTCGCAGTCGTCGGTGACGGGGCGGTCGGATTGCTCGGCGTGCTCGCCGCGAAGCAGCTGGGCGCCGAACGGATCATCGCGATGTCCCGCCACGAATCACGGCAGCGTCTCGCGCTCGAGTTCGGCGCGACCGACATCGTGACCGAGCGCGGCGACGACGGCGTTGCCCGCATCAAGGAGCTCACGAACGGGCTCGGTGCGCACTCCGTGATCGAAGCGGTCGGCACGCAGGAGTCGATGATGCAGGCGATCCGTGCGACCCGTCACGGCGGACACGTCGGATTCGTCGGCGTCTCGCACGACGTCGCCGTCCCCGGCGAGGAACTCTTCTACGCCACCGTGCACCTGATGGGCGGACCGGCGCCCGTTCGCCGTTTCCTGCCCGACCTCATCGACCGCATCTGGCGACGCGAGATCGACCCTGGCAAGGTGTTCGACCTCACGGTGCCGCTCTCCCAGGTGGCGGAGGCCTACGCGGCGATGGACGAGCGCCGCGCGATCAAGGCGCTGCTGACCCCGGAGGGGTAG
- a CDS encoding NADP-dependent oxidoreductase — translation MRAARFSSFGAPDVLEIVDVPDPHPAPGEIRIAVKAAGVNASDWKKRQGLMDPQLPQTLGYEAAGIVDELGPGVDDVVLGDRVFGFCTDGAAQAELAVLSVYAPIPSTLGFADVAALPASVETAARALDQLGLGAGDTVLINGASGNVGGAAVQLAVARGGRVIGSAGASSQEYVRPLGAEPVVYGEGLGRRVRELAPDGVDFALDVAGNGILPELIELAGGPDRVITLADFAGAQEHGVRFSRGDTGRAMYVLGELPGLIESGAFTLPQVTTFPLADIAEAHRAGEQGRVRGKLVLVVD, via the coding sequence ATGAGGGCAGCTCGATTCAGCAGCTTCGGCGCACCGGACGTGCTGGAGATCGTGGACGTGCCGGATCCGCACCCCGCTCCTGGCGAGATCCGCATCGCCGTGAAAGCCGCGGGCGTCAACGCCAGTGATTGGAAGAAGCGGCAGGGTCTCATGGATCCCCAGCTGCCGCAGACCCTCGGATACGAGGCAGCCGGCATCGTCGACGAACTGGGCCCCGGTGTCGACGACGTCGTACTCGGCGATCGCGTCTTCGGCTTCTGCACCGACGGCGCCGCCCAGGCGGAACTGGCGGTGCTGTCCGTCTACGCTCCGATCCCATCGACGCTCGGCTTCGCAGATGTCGCGGCGCTGCCCGCATCCGTCGAGACCGCTGCCCGCGCGCTCGACCAGCTAGGGCTGGGCGCCGGTGACACGGTGCTCATCAACGGTGCCTCCGGCAACGTCGGAGGGGCGGCGGTACAGCTCGCGGTCGCGCGCGGGGGCCGCGTGATCGGATCCGCGGGTGCCTCCAGCCAGGAGTACGTGCGCCCGTTGGGAGCCGAGCCCGTCGTTTATGGCGAGGGACTAGGCCGACGGGTGCGGGAGCTCGCCCCCGACGGAGTCGACTTCGCGTTGGACGTGGCGGGCAACGGCATCCTGCCCGAACTCATCGAGTTGGCCGGCGGCCCGGACCGTGTCATCACGCTCGCGGACTTCGCCGGAGCGCAGGAGCACGGCGTGCGCTTCAGCCGTGGCGACACGGGTAGGGCGATGTACGTGCTGGGCGAGCTGCCCGGACTGATCGAGTCCGGGGCGTTCACGCTCCCGCAGGTGACGACGTTCCCCCTGGCGGACATCGCCGAGGCTCATCGAGCCGGCGAACAAGGCCGTGTTCGCGGCAAGCTCGTGCTCGTCGTCGACTGA
- a CDS encoding GNAT family N-acetyltransferase yields MLLAPVTPSDVDALRSFLGEADLTLAGLEAPGVRLWVERDPDGVIVGSTGFELSADGRHALIRSVAVAQDRRTAGAGSRLARFALDAARGAGAERAWLFSRRSGPFWQKLGFAAADRDQLASVLAGSHQVELFRSTGQLGREVAWSLALAEHVDATATA; encoded by the coding sequence GTGCTCCTCGCCCCCGTCACCCCGTCGGATGTCGACGCGTTGCGCTCGTTCCTCGGCGAAGCCGACCTCACGCTGGCCGGGCTGGAGGCGCCGGGCGTCAGGCTCTGGGTCGAGCGGGATCCGGATGGCGTCATCGTCGGCAGCACCGGATTCGAGCTCAGTGCTGACGGCCGCCACGCGCTCATCCGCAGCGTCGCCGTCGCGCAGGACCGGCGGACGGCCGGTGCGGGATCCCGCCTGGCCCGCTTCGCGCTGGATGCCGCACGCGGCGCGGGAGCGGAACGCGCCTGGCTGTTCTCACGCCGGTCGGGACCGTTCTGGCAGAAGCTCGGATTCGCTGCAGCGGATCGCGACCAGTTGGCATCCGTGCTCGCGGGCTCTCATCAGGTGGAATTGTTCCGCAGTACTGGTCAGCTGGGCCGTGAAGTCGCCTGGTCGCTGGCGCTCGCCGAGCACGTTGATGCCACGGCGACGGCTTGA
- a CDS encoding AAA family ATPase — protein sequence MNPRLILINGAPASGKTTLAREWCERHAATLPLCMDVDTIRSMLGGWRDALQEAGLAARDLAIAAVQTHLESGRDVVVPQYLRRPEFIDRLEETANAAGARFVETALVVDAATAEGRFTARADSLTHADPHGALPAEMADIVREFDEFLATRESVIRIASGPHALASLEAAVSASRRTLERDR from the coding sequence GTGAACCCCCGCCTGATCCTGATCAACGGCGCGCCCGCGAGCGGCAAGACGACACTCGCCCGCGAGTGGTGCGAACGGCACGCGGCGACGTTGCCGCTCTGCATGGACGTCGACACGATCCGCTCGATGCTCGGCGGGTGGCGGGATGCGCTGCAGGAGGCCGGACTCGCCGCGAGGGACCTCGCGATCGCCGCCGTGCAGACGCACCTGGAGAGCGGCCGGGACGTGGTCGTTCCGCAGTATCTGCGTCGTCCGGAATTCATCGATCGGCTCGAGGAGACGGCGAACGCAGCCGGCGCGAGGTTCGTCGAGACGGCCTTGGTCGTCGACGCGGCCACGGCCGAAGGCCGCTTCACGGCGCGGGCCGACTCGCTGACTCACGCGGATCCGCATGGCGCCCTCCCGGCCGAGATGGCAGACATCGTGCGGGAGTTCGACGAGTTCCTCGCGACGCGTGAGAGCGTCATCCGCATCGCCAGCGGTCCCCACGCCCTTGCGTCGCTCGAGGCCGCGGTGAGCGCATCGCGACGAACGCTCGAACGGGATCGATAG
- a CDS encoding alpha-galactosidase, with the protein MPELAATPPMGWNSWDSYGTTVTEDEVLANARFLHDHLLDAGWDTIVVDIAWFDPFAHAHGYNDPLRPSMDAWGRLLPAPNRFPSSAGGKGFAPLADAVHALSLKFGVHVMRGIPRAAVEQDLPVFGTEFTARQIANTGDTCVWNHDNYGLDHEHPGAQAFYDGFVAQLASWGVDFIKADDMLSPYHDAEIEAYARAIERCGRPIVLSLSPGTHLSTRHVEHLRQNAQMWRISDDLWDRWDDVHAQFARLARWAPFQRSGRWADADMLPLGRIGIRAERGEPRDSRLTDDEQQTLLTLWVMGRSPLMVGGDLPSSDPRTIELLANPWLARVLADARDSAEIIREPQDDGEFIVWTARSAQTPSHYVALFWTGADAVTRAVPLSAITGDPSPSNRWSVRELSAGGNSAHEDAQLTSGEVRADIPSHGVRWFAVTPA; encoded by the coding sequence ATGCCAGAACTCGCCGCGACCCCGCCGATGGGCTGGAACAGCTGGGACTCGTACGGCACAACGGTCACTGAGGACGAGGTGCTGGCGAACGCCCGGTTCCTCCACGATCACCTGCTCGACGCCGGCTGGGACACGATCGTCGTCGACATCGCGTGGTTCGATCCGTTCGCGCACGCTCACGGGTACAACGATCCGCTACGGCCTTCGATGGATGCCTGGGGCCGCCTTCTCCCCGCACCGAACCGGTTTCCGTCCTCCGCCGGCGGCAAGGGCTTCGCTCCGCTGGCGGATGCCGTGCACGCGCTCAGCCTCAAGTTCGGCGTGCACGTGATGCGTGGCATTCCGCGCGCCGCCGTCGAGCAGGATCTGCCGGTCTTCGGGACGGAGTTCACCGCCCGTCAGATCGCGAACACCGGCGACACGTGCGTGTGGAACCACGACAACTACGGTCTCGACCACGAACACCCTGGCGCTCAGGCGTTCTACGACGGATTCGTCGCGCAGCTGGCGTCGTGGGGCGTCGACTTCATCAAGGCCGACGACATGCTCTCGCCGTACCACGACGCCGAGATCGAGGCATACGCGAGGGCGATCGAGCGGTGCGGACGACCGATCGTGCTGTCGCTGTCGCCCGGCACCCACCTGTCGACGCGGCATGTCGAGCACCTGCGGCAGAACGCGCAGATGTGGCGAATCTCCGACGACCTCTGGGATCGCTGGGACGACGTGCACGCCCAGTTCGCGCGACTCGCCCGATGGGCGCCGTTCCAGCGTTCTGGCCGCTGGGCGGACGCCGACATGCTCCCACTCGGACGCATCGGCATCCGCGCCGAACGCGGCGAACCGCGAGACAGCAGGCTGACCGACGACGAGCAGCAGACCCTCCTCACCCTGTGGGTGATGGGCCGCTCTCCGCTGATGGTGGGCGGCGATCTGCCGTCCAGCGACCCCCGCACGATCGAACTGCTGGCCAACCCGTGGCTCGCCAGAGTGCTGGCGGATGCTCGCGACAGCGCCGAGATCATCCGCGAACCGCAGGACGACGGCGAGTTCATCGTCTGGACGGCCCGCTCGGCGCAGACGCCGTCGCACTACGTCGCGTTGTTCTGGACCGGAGCGGATGCCGTCACCCGCGCCGTCCCGCTCTCGGCGATCACGGGAGACCCCTCCCCCTCGAACCGGTGGTCCGTTCGGGAGCTGTCGGCGGGTGGCAACTCTGCTCACGAAGACGCGCAGCTCACTTCAGGTGAGGTGCGTGCGGACATCCCGTCGCACGGCGTGCGCTGGTTCGCGGTCACGCCGGCCTGA
- a CDS encoding sugar phosphate isomerase/epimerase translates to MAKIGVQAMMLKRQVAESGAYSIWKRLAAGGFRVVEVSQIELTEQTRDDIVRANADFGMSVAAISGGMGATGGGGNDSLRESFDKIVADCRALGTSRVRIGMLPMPSLASKDALLQFAADANVMARRLADEGIVLSYHNHHAEFARIDGVHLLDLIRENAPDLKFELDVHWIQRGGMDPVTVLGRYAGVVDLVHLKDYRIELPPASAFEALAAGDQTTWGEAWQNLVQFAEVGRGNLDFKGVVDAGIAAGAEYLLIEQDDQYGRDIFDCLADSREHLVDLGYADLF, encoded by the coding sequence GTGGCCAAGATCGGCGTACAGGCGATGATGCTGAAGCGGCAGGTGGCCGAAAGCGGCGCCTACTCGATCTGGAAGCGGCTCGCCGCCGGTGGGTTCCGCGTCGTCGAAGTGTCGCAGATCGAGCTCACGGAACAGACCAGGGATGACATCGTGCGCGCGAATGCCGATTTCGGCATGAGCGTCGCCGCCATTTCCGGCGGAATGGGCGCGACCGGAGGCGGTGGCAACGACTCGCTGCGTGAATCGTTCGACAAGATCGTCGCCGACTGCCGTGCGCTGGGCACGAGCCGCGTGCGCATCGGCATGCTTCCCATGCCGTCGCTCGCGTCGAAGGATGCACTGCTGCAGTTCGCGGCGGACGCCAACGTCATGGCGCGTCGGCTGGCCGACGAGGGCATCGTTCTCAGCTACCACAACCACCACGCCGAGTTCGCGCGGATCGACGGCGTGCACCTCCTCGACCTGATCCGGGAGAACGCCCCCGACCTCAAGTTCGAACTCGACGTGCACTGGATCCAGCGCGGTGGCATGGACCCCGTGACGGTCCTCGGCCGCTATGCGGGCGTCGTCGACCTCGTGCACCTCAAGGACTACCGCATCGAGCTGCCGCCGGCCTCGGCATTCGAGGCGCTCGCCGCCGGCGACCAGACGACCTGGGGCGAGGCATGGCAGAACCTCGTGCAGTTCGCTGAGGTCGGTCGTGGCAACCTCGACTTCAAGGGCGTCGTGGATGCGGGCATCGCCGCCGGCGCCGAATACCTGCTCATCGAGCAGGACGACCAGTACGGCCGTGACATCTTCGACTGCCTCGCCGACTCGCGCGAGCACCTGGTCGACCTCGGGTACGCAGACCTGTTCTGA
- a CDS encoding NAD(P)-binding domain-containing protein, translated as MSSNVRRATVVVIGAGQAGLSAAYHLSRRGFRSALDGPSASRTFVVLDANPEPGGAWQHRWRSLRVATLNGIFALPSYAAPHLDPQEQSSTAVPRYFAGFEEANELPILRPVTVTSVRRLDDDPSGQLSIETDDGTWLASAVVNATGTWNNPVLPTYPGAGSFLGRQLHTRDYVSLDEFAGQRVAVVGGGISAIQQLEEISRVATVFWYTRREPRFIDGEFQPETTGRAVIAKVVADVEAGRPTGSVVSYTGLAWTPYAVAACERGALVRRPMFTRIEPRGVREADGSFTEVDAILWATGFKADLAHLAPLQLRNELGGIRMYGTQVASDPRVHLIGFGPSQSTVGANRAGRDAAVALTDYLYPQQKKTASAAG; from the coding sequence GTGAGCAGCAATGTACGTCGTGCGACGGTCGTCGTGATCGGGGCCGGCCAGGCGGGCCTGTCAGCGGCGTACCACCTGAGTCGACGGGGGTTCAGGAGTGCACTCGACGGTCCGAGTGCCTCTCGCACATTCGTCGTGCTGGATGCGAACCCGGAGCCGGGCGGCGCCTGGCAGCATCGCTGGCGTTCGTTGCGCGTCGCAACCCTCAACGGCATCTTCGCGTTGCCGAGCTATGCCGCACCGCATCTGGATCCGCAGGAGCAGAGCAGCACCGCTGTGCCGCGGTACTTCGCCGGGTTCGAAGAAGCGAACGAGCTGCCGATCCTGCGACCTGTCACCGTGACTTCCGTTCGACGACTCGACGACGACCCGAGCGGACAGCTCTCGATCGAGACGGACGACGGCACGTGGCTGGCGAGCGCGGTCGTGAATGCGACCGGTACCTGGAACAACCCTGTACTGCCGACGTATCCGGGCGCCGGATCGTTTCTCGGCAGGCAGCTGCACACCCGCGACTATGTGTCCCTCGACGAGTTCGCCGGGCAGCGCGTCGCCGTCGTGGGCGGCGGGATCTCCGCCATCCAGCAGCTCGAGGAGATCTCCCGCGTCGCCACCGTCTTCTGGTACACCCGACGCGAACCCCGCTTCATCGACGGCGAGTTCCAGCCGGAGACCACGGGACGCGCCGTCATCGCGAAGGTCGTTGCCGACGTCGAGGCCGGGCGACCGACCGGATCCGTCGTCTCCTACACAGGCCTGGCCTGGACGCCCTACGCTGTCGCCGCCTGCGAGCGCGGTGCGCTGGTGCGTCGCCCGATGTTCACCCGCATCGAGCCGCGCGGGGTGCGCGAAGCCGATGGGAGCTTCACCGAGGTCGACGCCATCCTCTGGGCGACCGGGTTCAAGGCGGATCTCGCCCACCTGGCTCCGCTGCAACTCCGCAACGAGCTCGGCGGCATCCGGATGTACGGCACCCAGGTCGCCAGCGACCCGCGCGTGCACCTGATCGGCTTCGGCCCGTCCCAGTCGACGGTCGGGGCGAATCGTGCGGGACGGGATGCCGCCGTCGCGCTCACGGACTACCTGTACCCGCAGCAGAAGAAGACCGCATCGGCCGCCGGTTGA
- a CDS encoding pyridoxamine 5'-phosphate oxidase family protein — translation MHPTEITEVLNRPISRELLARDIIRFAYVATDGTPRNVPMGFTWNGTEIVMSTPTNSRKLAHLRANPAVALTIDTEAHPPKILLLRGRADLDYVDGIPDEFMKANTTYEMTEEQRVEWEKEVRSLYVDGMVRVVVTPTWAKLIDFETTLPIAVEELVKARAEREQG, via the coding sequence GTGCACCCCACCGAGATCACCGAGGTTCTGAACCGCCCGATCAGCCGGGAACTGCTCGCGCGCGACATCATCCGATTCGCCTACGTGGCGACGGACGGAACGCCGCGCAACGTGCCGATGGGTTTCACGTGGAACGGCACGGAGATCGTCATGAGCACACCGACGAACTCGCGGAAACTCGCACACCTGCGCGCGAATCCCGCCGTGGCGCTGACGATCGACACCGAGGCGCATCCGCCGAAGATCCTGCTGTTGAGGGGCAGAGCCGACCTCGACTACGTCGACGGGATTCCCGACGAGTTCATGAAAGCGAACACGACGTACGAGATGACCGAGGAGCAACGCGTCGAGTGGGAGAAGGAGGTGCGCTCGCTCTACGTGGACGGCATGGTCCGTGTGGTCGTCACGCCGACCTGGGCGAAGCTCATCGACTTCGAGACGACGCTGCCGATCGCCGTCGAGGAACTGGTCAAGGCGCGCGCCGAGCGTGAGCAGGGCTGA
- a CDS encoding zinc-binding dehydrogenase: MRAIVHHEFGDPAEVLGVEDQPLPEPGPRELRLRVVLSPIHNHDLWTIRGTYGYKPELPARAGTEAVGIVDALGSEIDGFEVGQRVATGGTFGSWAEYVIAKPGAVVPVPQGIPDEVAAQLIAMPFSAISLVDYLEVEPGDVIVQNTANGVVGRLVAQIAASRGIRVIGIVRREADVAELAAYGIPDVVATASDDWRDRVRALAGDCPISAAVDSVGGSASGDLLHLLGEGGTLVSFGAMESDRMELSSGDVIFKQATVKGFWGSKVSVAMPAETRNALFGELFHLIGSGQLTLPVEAVFPLDDVRAAVEAATRPGRVGKVLLRP; this comes from the coding sequence ATGCGCGCGATCGTCCATCACGAGTTCGGCGACCCGGCGGAAGTGCTCGGTGTCGAAGACCAACCGCTTCCGGAGCCCGGACCGCGAGAGCTCAGGCTTCGGGTCGTGCTCTCCCCCATCCACAACCACGATCTCTGGACCATCAGGGGCACCTACGGCTACAAGCCCGAGTTGCCTGCGCGAGCCGGAACCGAAGCTGTGGGCATCGTGGATGCGCTCGGCAGCGAGATCGACGGTTTTGAGGTGGGCCAGCGCGTCGCGACCGGCGGCACGTTCGGCAGTTGGGCTGAGTACGTGATCGCCAAGCCCGGCGCCGTCGTGCCCGTTCCGCAGGGGATTCCCGACGAGGTGGCAGCCCAGCTCATCGCCATGCCGTTCAGCGCCATCTCGCTCGTCGACTACCTCGAGGTCGAGCCGGGCGACGTGATCGTGCAGAACACGGCGAACGGGGTCGTCGGGCGCCTGGTCGCGCAGATCGCGGCGAGCCGAGGCATCCGCGTCATCGGCATCGTGCGCCGTGAGGCCGATGTCGCCGAACTGGCGGCATACGGGATCCCGGATGTCGTGGCCACCGCATCCGACGACTGGCGCGATCGCGTTCGCGCGCTCGCCGGCGACTGTCCCATCAGCGCGGCGGTCGATTCGGTCGGAGGGTCGGCATCCGGAGACCTGCTTCATCTGCTCGGCGAGGGCGGAACACTCGTGTCGTTCGGTGCGATGGAATCCGATCGCATGGAGCTGTCATCCGGCGACGTCATCTTCAAGCAGGCGACAGTGAAGGGGTTCTGGGGCAGCAAGGTGTCGGTGGCGATGCCGGCAGAGACGCGAAATGCGCTGTTCGGCGAGCTCTTCCACTTGATCGGCAGCGGGCAGCTGACGCTTCCGGTCGAGGCGGTTTTCCCGCTGGATGACGTGCGTGCGGCAGTCGAGGCGGCGACCCGTCCTGGCCGCGTCGGCAAGGTGCTGCTGCGGCCCTGA
- a CDS encoding Type 1 glutamine amidotransferase-like domain-containing protein, with the protein MKLLLTSGGVTNPSIKDALVRLLAKPISESRALFIPTAQWGQPACSPESVWMSVAGGWPGEVGLCELGWKSVGVLELTALPSIGEERWVPWVRDADVLLVDGGEAIYLAHWMRESGLADLIPSLTDTVWVGVSAGSMVMTPRIGRQFVDWKPDGGDETIGVVDFSIFPHLDYPGWSYNTTERAHTWATTIQGPAYAIDDQTAITVVDREVGVVSEGHWELLNASD; encoded by the coding sequence ATGAAACTGCTGCTCACGTCCGGCGGAGTCACCAACCCGAGCATCAAGGATGCGCTGGTGCGGCTTCTCGCAAAGCCGATCTCGGAAAGCCGTGCACTCTTCATCCCCACCGCGCAGTGGGGTCAACCGGCCTGCTCACCGGAGTCGGTATGGATGTCGGTCGCCGGAGGCTGGCCAGGCGAGGTCGGCCTCTGCGAGCTCGGCTGGAAGTCGGTTGGCGTGCTCGAGCTCACCGCGTTGCCGAGCATCGGCGAAGAACGGTGGGTTCCGTGGGTCCGCGACGCTGACGTGCTCCTCGTCGACGGCGGCGAGGCCATCTACCTGGCCCACTGGATGCGCGAATCCGGTCTCGCCGACCTGATCCCGTCGCTGACCGACACCGTCTGGGTCGGCGTCAGTGCGGGAAGCATGGTGATGACACCGCGGATAGGGCGGCAGTTCGTCGACTGGAAGCCCGACGGCGGCGACGAGACGATCGGCGTCGTGGACTTCTCGATCTTCCCCCACCTGGACTATCCGGGTTGGTCGTACAACACGACCGAGCGGGCGCACACGTGGGCGACGACGATCCAGGGACCGGCATACGCCATCGACGACCAGACCGCGATCACCGTCGTCGACCGCGAGGTCGGTGTGGTGTCGGAAGGGCACTGGGAGCTGCTCAACGCATCCGACTGA
- a CDS encoding CPBP family intramembrane glutamic endopeptidase, with amino-acid sequence MTDAQQNKPFIRFLHYPLVWLVVGVIVVGAVSLFVGAGPVPAVICAVLAIVGYWAVMRFVAGRRTPEIAWRHALRDAGIGAAIGAGFLALSVGAIALLGGYSFTFDGAAGLRALPELIAVAIGGAVTEELLFRGLALQAFEKLGGSWIALIATAALFGLAHSANPGATLWSSIAIAVEAGGLMGAAFLWRRSLWLVFALHATWNGLEQAIGIPVSGHVDPGVMLTSVHGPAFLTGGAFGLEASIVPVLVSIALSVVMLLAAHRSRRIVPLRASRRLSALPGSASLVAE; translated from the coding sequence ATGACAGATGCGCAGCAGAACAAGCCTTTCATCCGCTTCCTCCACTACCCGCTCGTATGGCTCGTCGTCGGCGTCATCGTCGTCGGCGCGGTGTCATTGTTCGTCGGGGCGGGTCCCGTTCCCGCCGTCATCTGCGCCGTGCTCGCGATCGTCGGCTACTGGGCTGTCATGCGCTTCGTCGCGGGCCGTCGCACACCCGAGATCGCATGGCGCCACGCGCTCCGCGACGCAGGGATCGGAGCCGCCATCGGCGCCGGATTCCTCGCCCTGTCGGTCGGTGCGATCGCACTGCTCGGCGGCTACAGCTTCACCTTCGACGGCGCTGCAGGTCTGCGCGCGCTCCCCGAACTGATCGCTGTCGCGATCGGCGGTGCCGTCACCGAGGAGCTTCTCTTCCGGGGGCTCGCGCTGCAGGCGTTCGAGAAGCTCGGCGGGAGCTGGATCGCACTCATCGCGACAGCCGCTCTGTTCGGACTCGCGCACTCCGCCAACCCGGGGGCGACGCTGTGGAGCTCCATCGCGATCGCCGTCGAGGCCGGTGGTCTGATGGGTGCCGCGTTCCTGTGGCGCCGCAGCCTGTGGCTCGTCTTCGCCCTGCACGCCACCTGGAACGGACTCGAGCAGGCCATCGGCATCCCGGTCTCCGGCCACGTCGACCCCGGTGTCATGCTCACCTCAGTGCACGGACCCGCGTTCCTCACCGGCGGGGCGTTCGGCCTCGAGGCGTCGATCGTGCCCGTGCTCGTGAGCATCGCGCTCTCCGTGGTCATGCTGCTGGCCGCGCACCGCAGCCGGAGGATCGTGCCGCTGCGCGCATCCCGCCGGCTCAGCGCGCTGCCGGGATCAGCGAGCCTGGTCGCGGAGTGA